In Thermotomaculum hydrothermale, a single genomic region encodes these proteins:
- a CDS encoding EAL domain-containing response regulator, with the protein MSESLKVIIVEDDRFQRMVLKSMLKHFSVEEVVEFDNGKSAHDFFKKLDNEYDILFLDLNLPGYDGLKLLDFLQENKFIKNIVVLSGAGEDVLKSVKSYVSSNHFNILNVLKKPIAGHEFVLVIDNVVQNKLKKMEDSQKKRFEVAESSLSIADIEKAIKNREFVAFFQPQIDLETNKVVGAEALARWMHPELGLIPPYKFIPVLESSPLQIKKSFTYLMLERAIETLDRLNEIDSFEEFKISVNVFISLFENESMCDRIASWFNLLKRNYMKNIVFEVTESGLSRDKKMLNYSLTRLRLKGFELSLDDFGTGYSSLKQLAESPFTELKIDRAFVANIHNDKKNFTIAKMAAMLGRELNLKVIAEGCEVEKEVDVLKNLNVDVAQGYFFAKPMPFYEFKDFVIDFNSK; encoded by the coding sequence ATGTCTGAATCATTAAAGGTCATTATTGTTGAAGATGACAGGTTTCAAAGAATGGTTTTGAAAAGCATGTTAAAACATTTCAGTGTAGAGGAAGTTGTTGAGTTTGATAATGGGAAAAGTGCTCATGATTTTTTTAAAAAGTTAGACAATGAATATGATATTTTGTTCCTTGATTTAAACTTGCCAGGATACGATGGTTTAAAGCTTTTAGATTTTTTGCAAGAAAATAAGTTTATAAAAAATATTGTTGTTTTAAGCGGTGCAGGAGAAGATGTTTTAAAATCTGTAAAGTCTTATGTAAGTTCGAACCATTTTAATATTTTAAATGTTTTAAAAAAGCCTATTGCAGGGCATGAATTTGTGTTAGTTATTGATAATGTTGTTCAGAATAAATTGAAAAAAATGGAGGATAGTCAGAAAAAAAGGTTTGAAGTAGCAGAATCATCTTTGTCTATTGCTGATATTGAAAAAGCGATTAAGAATAGAGAATTTGTCGCATTTTTTCAGCCTCAAATTGATTTAGAAACAAATAAGGTAGTAGGGGCTGAGGCTCTTGCAAGGTGGATGCACCCTGAATTGGGGTTAATTCCACCTTACAAGTTTATTCCTGTTTTGGAAAGTAGTCCTTTGCAAATAAAGAAGTCTTTTACTTATCTAATGTTAGAAAGGGCGATTGAAACTCTTGATAGATTAAATGAAATTGATTCTTTTGAAGAGTTTAAGATTTCTGTTAATGTGTTTATTTCTTTGTTTGAGAATGAGTCAATGTGCGATAGGATTGCTTCGTGGTTTAATTTGTTAAAAAGAAATTATATGAAAAATATTGTTTTCGAAGTTACAGAGAGTGGGTTGAGCAGGGATAAAAAAATGCTCAATTATTCGCTTACAAGATTAAGATTAAAGGGCTTTGAGCTTTCTCTTGACGATTTTGGAACAGGTTATTCTTCTTTAAAGCAGCTTGCGGAATCTCCATTTACAGAGTTAAAAATTGACAGGGCTTTTGTGGCAAATATTCATAATGATAAAAAGAATTTCACAATTGCTAAAATGGCTGCAATGCTTGGAAGAGAATTAAATTTGAAGGTTATTGCTGAAGGGTGTGAAGTTGAGAAAGAGGTAGATGTTTTAAAAAACTTAAATGTTGATGTTGCCCAGGGATACTTTTTTGCAAAACCAATGCCTTTTTATGAATTTAAAGATTTTGTTATAGATTTTAACAGCAAGTGA
- a CDS encoding phosphoadenosine phosphosulfate reductase domain-containing protein translates to MPMVLRKYYKNEEINLNTIKSKSLKDLDILPFDFSKFNIVVLGSGDRELYQELSEFVSPLFGLNSVKSEQLRTEKVSTIFKTIEYSKSEMRNGVEFNEGVFIFSGKNRINVPLSPDTDCYFLYPEHAKNLKKILNLDFDLPEYTLIFRDNGEEFIYLEKNNFLRVEKPDEGEIVIIGKVNKPSKKLNINFNKTVDQNRHIVEKMKKEAICFLSPFKDKKAVIPLSGGKDSQAVLDIAVNVWDREKLLCIHADTGFDFKENRNHAEYLSKEYGVNLEVLELNLNKKGEPDFSRWCTFEKTEKMYEIAKKWGAEIYLMGDRDAESSKRRRKPRKRELQGILHLFPIKFWSTAHIQVLIELSGRSINPLYKKGYWRTGCKSCPFLTQWEKILQF, encoded by the coding sequence ATGCCCATGGTTTTAAGAAAGTATTATAAAAATGAAGAGATTAATTTAAACACAATAAAATCTAAAAGTTTAAAAGATTTAGATATATTACCCTTTGATTTTTCTAAATTCAATATAGTTGTTTTAGGTTCTGGGGATAGGGAATTGTACCAAGAGTTAAGCGAATTTGTCTCTCCTCTTTTTGGATTAAATTCAGTAAAATCTGAGCAACTTAGAACTGAAAAGGTTTCAACAATATTTAAAACAATTGAATATTCAAAGTCAGAGATGAGAAACGGGGTTGAGTTTAATGAGGGGGTTTTTATTTTTTCAGGGAAAAACAGAATAAATGTTCCCCTTTCCCCTGATACTGATTGTTATTTTTTGTATCCTGAACACGCAAAAAACCTTAAAAAAATTTTAAACCTTGATTTTGATTTGCCTGAATACACCTTGATTTTCAGGGATAATGGGGAAGAGTTTATATACCTTGAAAAAAATAACTTTTTAAGGGTTGAAAAGCCAGATGAAGGAGAAATTGTAATAATCGGCAAAGTTAACAAGCCTTCTAAAAAATTAAACATTAATTTTAATAAAACTGTTGACCAAAATAGGCATATTGTTGAAAAAATGAAAAAAGAGGCAATCTGTTTTCTATCGCCGTTTAAAGATAAAAAAGCGGTTATTCCTTTAAGCGGGGGAAAGGATAGCCAGGCTGTATTGGATATTGCTGTAAATGTGTGGGATAGGGAAAAACTATTGTGTATCCACGCAGACACAGGGTTTGATTTTAAGGAAAACAGAAATCACGCTGAATACCTTTCCAAAGAATACGGGGTAAATCTTGAAGTGTTAGAGCTTAACCTTAACAAAAAGGGAGAACCTGATTTTTCAAGATGGTGCACTTTTGAGAAAACAGAAAAAATGTATGAAATTGCAAAAAAATGGGGGGCTGAAATCTATCTTATGGGGGATAGAGATGCTGAAAGTAGTAAAAGGAGAAGAAAGCCGAGGAAAAGAGAATTACAGGGAATACTTCACCTCTTCCCAATAAAATTCTGGTCAACTGCCCATATTCAGGTTTTAATTGAGTTGTCAGGTAGAAGCATCAATCCACTTTATAAAAAAGGTTATTGGCGAACAGGGTGCAAAAGCTGCCCGTTTTTAACTCAATGGGAAAAAATCCTGCAATTTTAA
- a CDS encoding 8-oxoguanine deaminase has translation MLLLKNCYYVATFDEKDTELKNVDILIEGNRISKIGKNFNIESNYTVQAIDCSNLVILPGLVNTHHHFFQVLTRNYPPVQNAKLFDWLVNLYKVWKNIDEEAIYYSSLIVLAELLKTGCTLTSDNHYLYPEGITEIFDIQLEAAKKLGIRTALTRGSMTMGESEGGLPPDSICQDTDTVIKDSLRVIEKFHKKEELAMRRVILGPCSPFNVAESTLTESEKLARSYGVRLHTHLAETLDEERYCLERYGVRPLKYMEKLNWLGEDVFYAHGIWFNDEEMKILAETKTGVSHNPSSNMRLGSGIARVKEMLEMGIPVSLAVDGSSSNDTSDMLGEVRTCMLLQRIKYGHDALSARDALKVATRGGAKMLGFDKLGMIKEGFGADLIGINIKDFQYAGSLSDPLAAIVFTGYNHNVDLNIVNGKITVAKGRVVGIDEEELVEKVNEISLNLIKKANA, from the coding sequence ATGCTATTACTTAAAAACTGCTACTATGTGGCTACTTTTGATGAAAAAGATACTGAATTAAAGAATGTTGACATTTTAATTGAAGGAAACAGGATTTCTAAAATTGGGAAAAACTTTAATATAGAATCTAATTACACGGTTCAGGCAATTGATTGCTCAAACCTTGTTATTCTTCCAGGACTTGTTAATACCCACCATCACTTTTTTCAGGTTTTAACAAGAAATTATCCCCCTGTGCAGAATGCAAAACTGTTTGACTGGCTTGTTAATCTCTATAAGGTCTGGAAAAACATTGACGAAGAGGCAATTTACTATTCAAGTTTAATTGTTTTGGCTGAATTATTGAAAACAGGATGCACTTTAACTTCAGATAACCATTACCTTTATCCTGAAGGTATAACCGAAATCTTTGATATTCAACTTGAGGCTGCAAAGAAGCTGGGGATTAGAACAGCATTGACGAGAGGCTCCATGACTATGGGGGAAAGTGAGGGGGGATTGCCGCCTGATTCAATCTGTCAGGATACTGACACTGTTATTAAAGACAGTTTAAGGGTGATAGAAAAATTCCATAAAAAGGAAGAACTGGCAATGAGAAGGGTAATTCTTGGCCCATGCTCTCCGTTTAATGTTGCTGAAAGCACCTTAACTGAATCTGAAAAGCTTGCAAGAAGCTACGGGGTAAGGCTTCACACACACCTTGCAGAGACGCTTGATGAGGAAAGGTACTGCCTTGAAAGGTATGGGGTAAGGCCTTTAAAGTATATGGAAAAATTAAACTGGCTTGGTGAGGATGTGTTTTATGCCCATGGAATCTGGTTTAACGACGAGGAGATGAAGATTTTGGCTGAAACAAAAACAGGGGTTTCCCACAACCCTTCCTCAAATATGAGGCTTGGAAGCGGGATTGCAAGGGTTAAGGAAATGCTTGAAATGGGTATCCCTGTTTCATTGGCTGTTGACGGTTCATCTTCAAACGATACCTCTGATATGTTGGGAGAGGTTAGAACCTGCATGCTTTTACAGAGGATAAAGTACGGGCATGATGCATTATCAGCAAGGGATGCATTGAAGGTTGCAACAAGGGGTGGTGCTAAAATGCTTGGATTTGATAAGTTAGGTATGATTAAAGAAGGCTTTGGTGCAGACTTAATTGGAATAAACATAAAAGACTTTCAGTATGCAGGAAGCCTCTCTGACCCGCTTGCAGCAATTGTTTTTACAGGGTACAACCACAATGTTGATTTAAACATAGTAAACGGCAAGATTACAGTTGCTAAGGGCAGGGTTGTTGGTATTGATGAAGAAGAATTAGTTGAAAAGGTGAACGAGATTAGCCTTAATTTGATAAAAAAAGCAAATGCTTAA
- a CDS encoding MFS transporter, which translates to MNKEIIAKKITIFSGVFFIAILLNTYPALMTEFQRYFSMSVGKSGVIPFFSSMGTISANILAIYLLAKKGTKIGLKLGFLTAFLGLLFASILGFYPLIFGIFLISMTFGLIMTSLSTTYSHLPLKHQDFSMYHSFFGIGGLIAPIIVKFILGKGLTYNYVYLSYFVIFLIVLFLFVSHPFENYKTENYSINDFKKAVLNKKIVILVLLLGFYAASEMSIVVWTGNFYKSVHKIGIKKYSLILSMFWLIFTVSRFFGNKKIKKLGVQKNIIIMSVLTILCVGIMLFFPFKYSVIFFGLTAFFMATLFPSFHFLINYIADNNVKGVVNGVLFLVVSIIGLFFVPFVGIIADINIYYAFGIILLPFVVQATVLPLICRENIKI; encoded by the coding sequence ATGAATAAAGAGATAATTGCAAAAAAAATAACAATTTTTTCTGGGGTATTTTTTATTGCAATTCTTTTAAATACATACCCTGCGTTGATGACAGAGTTTCAAAGATATTTCTCTATGAGTGTGGGAAAATCAGGTGTAATCCCTTTTTTCAGTTCAATGGGGACAATTTCCGCAAATATTCTGGCAATTTATCTTCTTGCAAAAAAGGGGACAAAAATTGGTTTAAAATTAGGTTTTTTAACAGCATTTTTGGGACTCTTGTTTGCCTCTATTTTAGGATTTTACCCTCTAATTTTCGGAATTTTTCTTATTTCAATGACTTTCGGGCTTATTATGACTTCCCTTTCCACAACCTATTCACATTTGCCTTTAAAACATCAGGATTTTTCAATGTATCATTCATTTTTTGGTATAGGGGGGTTAATTGCACCAATTATAGTTAAGTTTATTTTAGGTAAAGGTTTGACTTACAATTATGTTTATTTAAGCTATTTTGTTATTTTTCTCATAGTATTGTTTCTCTTTGTTTCACATCCTTTTGAAAACTACAAAACAGAAAATTACTCTATAAATGATTTTAAGAAAGCTGTTTTAAACAAAAAAATAGTAATACTTGTTTTGCTTTTAGGGTTTTATGCAGCAAGCGAGATGTCAATTGTTGTTTGGACTGGAAATTTTTACAAAAGTGTACACAAAATTGGGATAAAAAAGTATTCCCTTATTCTTTCAATGTTCTGGCTAATTTTTACAGTTAGCAGGTTTTTTGGAAATAAAAAAATCAAAAAATTAGGAGTTCAAAAAAATATTATTATTATGTCTGTTTTAACAATACTCTGTGTAGGAATAATGCTGTTTTTTCCCTTTAAATACTCTGTTATCTTTTTCGGGTTAACCGCCTTTTTTATGGCAACCCTTTTCCCCTCTTTTCACTTTCTTATCAACTATATTGCCGACAACAATGTAAAAGGGGTAGTAAACGGGGTTTTGTTTTTAGTGGTGTCAATAATAGGATTGTTCTTTGTCCCCTTTGTTGGGATAATTGCAGATATTAACATTTACTATGCATTTGGTATAATTCTTTTGCCGTTTGTTGTTCAGGCAACTGTACTGCCATTGATTTGCAGAGAAAATATAAAGATTTAA